The proteins below are encoded in one region of Corvus hawaiiensis isolate bCorHaw1 chromosome 3, bCorHaw1.pri.cur, whole genome shotgun sequence:
- the NHSL1 gene encoding NHS-like protein 1 isoform X9: MKKECVSRSFKLKQNPGSLSRAVSWINFSSLSRQTKRLFRSDGELSSMCVQQVDEDDENWTYRSQQRKAVSNLDEESRWTVHYTAPWHQQENVFLPSSRPPCVEDLHRQAKLNLKSVLRECDKLRRDGYRSSQYYSQGPTFSSSSSAICGSYQDDYEEIEQKCPVSPPEEEKLITIKRPKSPATNELSDINTQTNWTKSLPLPTPEEKMRQQAQAVQTDVVPINVTAVGTGQSDFRGHSMYVPDHCSTLGRLDSYRSAMQRSETKDTSCQTEEVKVVPPSMRRIRAQKGQGIAAQMSQFSSSSGNMSVMSDSAAVFASRQNDDIGFHSLPRVGARVSLQSLDQTQSMMLRQTEDIAGTLPHQISKLQVDDSVVHLRNNPTMGTLSRPKSQEVRSCDSEKSSSPACVVSPHATYSTSIIPNATLSSSSEVILIHAAQSVGSLDSKITSSTAYPNPRDNPAASSAISGKEDHHSSSGNWSESSSTRHSQTSDTIPSNTVMMLSLGDSAVSLSTPGNAEAGSQSMSYSCRNTAALASPSQDSDGRSESSYSGERAHAAVSSTEHWLYKSSENSETPSRKVVCTTPGCATPGSNLSSSSLERTSVRDDSTSLYSLDHDGYYGPMHMDSRLKSDIPCNSTNGFENPRDNVVNVFEGKEKKHQDDQSGQGDKSLARNISLKKAKKPPLPPSRTDSLRRIPKKKAQSNGQVLDETLIATLQHSLQLNLKCKNGSSPSQSPCSDYEDPWVLRSRSQSSVSASSSMMSTTAPNLYSICTVTPSQSETSSIKSEYADQWGYYSDYAAVADDQVKSPVTHSASTSSALSDYSISHFSDGSRASVPQVPSGLAKPKSASPEKSHRVTSPSSGYSSQSNTPTALTPVPVLVKSASSGSGKSKLKPKVPERKSSLLSSVSMSSSSTSLSSNTSTEGSVSVKKLDPALSPPPDSGAPPPPPPLPTPPHCPELSPPPPPPPAEVMDLSPLSASPTFPPPPPEASVNSSFAQTVPWFPQEASISSFSSPVPPPPSCSIAVPPPAPPLDPKITKGATIYPQFSFKKRNQDDSCYSPVKQPLTKQDASRPVMPLVTTKALQMVQLRSVKKSTEGEPSAESASETTSQEKGTANSSSQSSLKPSLSLKLSSSLGDEEMKTPGTSFKNVVETLSRGSPLILSDNTRVLDCDQKPVSAVGLKKSPEADALGSATDDTPESSVQSEDLLSGVSLQGSPTSPDKTLVVLPSKKPPPISKKPKLFLLVPPPQLDLTVEKAAEVSDTARSPTKRDAVLAHCEEARNCLTDGLGSSEMDSGSLVPEGGAAGFTFSETVGANAFVVQPAASPVQEEPRQEEQSAFDEGSSSGSSQDSGSNTDGHLSQENESVEVFESDTANSSFLPSSGYGEETDGVATPARPRTTEDLFAAIHRSKRKVLGRKDSEDDRTRNHSPSPPVTPTGASPNLATLKQAGSIQRSVRKSSTSNDNFKALLLKKGSRCDTSSRMSAAEMLKNTDPRFHRTKTDASPDLSDIPASCSPSKSKRAQEEWAKSEGLMPRSMSFSGTRYGRSRTPPSAASSKYNVRNRIQSSPMTVISEGDGEVVEQSEGRVRRTLEEQQERQLDMFNSDEMDMNDFPYAEEASCKETLDPAHVDLMTQPGASRKCLNSSAEES; this comes from the exons AGTGTGACAAGCTGCGGCGGGATGGCTACCGGAGCTCACAGTATTACTCTCAGGGCCCCACCTTCTCCTCGTCCTCCAGTGCAATCTGTGGAAGTTACCAGGATGATTATGAAGAAATTGAACAAAAG TGTCCCGTCTCTCCccctgaagaagaaaagcttaTTACCATCAAAAGGCCTAAAAGTCCAGCTACAAATGAGTTATCAGATATCAACACCCAAACCAACTGGACTAAGTCTCTTCCACTGCCAACGCCAGAAGAGAAAATGCGACAACAAGCACAAGCCGTCCAAACAGATGTGGTTCCTATTAATGTGACTG CAGTTGGTACTGGCCAAAGTGATTTCCGAGGGCATTCGATGTATGTCCCAGATCACTGTTCCACGCTAGGGAGACTAGACAGCTATCGCTCTGCTATGCAGCGCTCCGAAACCAAGGACACCAGCTGCCAGACGGAGGAAGTTAAAGTTGTGCCCCCTTCAATGAGAAGAATACGAGCACAGAAAGGACAAGGCATTGCAGCCCAGATGTCTCAGTTCTCCAGCTCATCTGGAAACATGTCGGTGATGAGTGACTCTGCTGCAGTTTTTGCTTCCCGCCAAAACGACGACATAGGTTTTCACAGCTTGCCTCGGGTTGGTGCGAGAGTGTCTCTGCAGTCCCTAGATCAGACACAGAGCATGATGTTGAGGCAGACAGAAGACATTGCTGGCACTTTACCCCACCAGATAAGTAAATTGCAAGTGGATGATAGTGTTGTGCATCTGAGGAATAATCCCACGATGGGGACCCTGTCGAGGCCAAAGTCCCAAGAGGTGAGAAGCTGTGATAGCGAGAAGTCCTCAAGCCCAGCATGTGTGGTCTCTCCTCATGCCACCTACTCAACGAGCATCATACCCAATGCAACACTGTCATCCTCCTCAGAAGTTATCCTTATTCACGCTGCCCAGAGTGTTGGATCATTGGATAGTAAAATTACCAGCTCCACTGCCTACCCAAATCCAAGAGAcaatcctgctgccagcagtgcaaTAAGTGGGAAAGAAGATCACCATTCTTCAAGTGGTAACTGGAGTGAGAGTAGCTCCACACGTCACTCACAGACTTCAGATACCATCCCATCTAACACCGTCATGATGCTTTCTCTTGGTGACTCTGCTGTCTCTCTTAGCACTCCTGGGAATGCAGAGGCTGGGTCTCAGAGCATGAGCTACAGCTGTAGGAACACTGCTGCTTTAGCAAGCCCTTCCCAGGACAGCGATGGTCGGAGTGAATCCAGCTATTCTGGAGAGAGAGCACACGCAGcagtgagcagcacagagcattGGTTGTACAAGTCTTCAGAAAACAGTGAGACCCCTTCACGCAAGGTGGTTTGTACCACACCAGGCTGTGCCACGCCCGGCAGCaacctgagcagcagcagcctggagaggacGTCGGTCAGGGACGATTCGACTTCCCTGTATTCTTTGGACCACGATGGCTATTACGGCCCCATGCATATGGACTCCAGACTGAAGTCAGACATTCCATGCAACAGTACTAATGGTTTTGAGAACCCCAGAGACAACGTGGTAAATGTCTttgaaggaaaggagaagaaacatCAGGATGAccagtcaggccaaggtgacaAATCCCTTGCAAGAAACATCTCActgaaaaaggcaaagaagCCACCTTTGCCACCATCCAGAACAGACTCACTCAGAAGGATACCTAAGAAAAAAGCCCAATCCAATGGACAGGTACTTGATGAAACACTCATTGCCACGCTCCAGCATTCTCTGCAGCTGAATCTTAAGTGCAAAAATGGCAGCTCCCCTTCCCAGAGCCCCTGCAGTGATTATGAGGATCCCTGGGTGTTGCGCTCCCGCAGCCAAAGCTCGGTCAGTGCGAGCAGCAGCATGATGTCCACCACTGCTCCAAACCTGTACTCCATCTGCACAGTCACTCCCTCCCAGAGTGAGACAAGTAGCATAAAGTCGGAGTACGCTGATCAGTGGGGTTACTACAGCGACTATGCCGCAGTGGCAGACGACCAGGTGAAATCTCCGGTGACCCATTCTGCCAGTACATCATCTGCTCTGAGCGATTACAGCATCAGCCACTTCAGTGATGGCTCAAGGGCTTCTGTGCCACAAGTGCCCAGTGGACTGGCCAAACCAAAGAGTGCTTCTCCAGAGAAATCCCACCGAGTCACATCACCATCAAGTGGGTACTCCAGCCAGTCCAATACACCCACTGCGCTTACTCCAGTGCCTGTACTTGTAAAATCTGCATCATCAGGAAGTGGGAAATCCAAGCTGAAGCCTAAAGTGCCTGAAAGGAAGTCCTCTCTTCTGTCTTCAGTCTCCATGTCTTCATCATCCACTTCTCTTTCTTCAAATACATCTACTGAAGGGAGTGTGAGTGTGAAGAAACTGgaccctgctctgagccctccTCCGGATTCTGGTGCGcctcctccaccacctcctCTTCCAACACCTCCACATTGCCCTGAActttctcctccccctcctcctcctccagcagaaGTCATGGATCTGTCACCATTGTCTGCCTCTCCCACGTTTCCCCCTCCTCCGCCAGAAGCCAGTGTAAATTCTTCCTTTGCTCAGACTGTTCCATGGTTTCCTCAAGAAGCCTCCATCAGTTCATTCTCTTCgcctgttcctcctcctccttcttgcTCCATAGCTGTCCCGCCACCAGCACCACCGCTTGATCCCAAAATAACAAAAGGTGCAACAATATACCCgcagttttcttttaagaaacGCAACCAGGACGATTCTTGCTACAGTCCAGTGAAACAGCCACTCACTAAGCAAGATGCATCGAGACCTGTGATGCCATTAGTAACCACCAAAGCACTGCAAATGGTGCAGTTGAGGTCTGTGAAAAAATCAACAGAAGGTGAACcatcagctgaatctgcttctGAAACCACTTCTCAGGAAAAGGGTACTGCAAATTCATCATCACAGTCTTCGCTAAAGCCATCTCTCTCACTAAAACTCAGTAGCAGCTTAGGTGACGAGGAAATGAAAACTCCAGgcacttcatttaaaaatgtagttGAAACACTGTCTCGGGGTTCTCCTCTCATTCTCTCTGATAACACACGTGTACTTGACTGTGATCAAAAGCCTGTGAGTGCAGTAGGTCTGAAGAAGTCTCCTGAAGCTGATGCTCTGGGGTCAGCCACTGATGACACACCTGAGTCCTCAGTGCAGAGTGAAGACCTCCTTTCTGGCGTGTCACTTCAGGGGTCACCAACATCTCCTGACAAGACTCTGGTTGTATTGCCAAGCAAGAAACCACCTCCTATATCAAAGAAACCCAAGCTGTTCCTTCTGGTACCACCTCCACAGTTAGACCTTACAGTGGAGAAAGCAGCTGAAGTGAGTGATACTGCCAGAAGCCCAACTAAGAGAGACGCTGTGCTTGCACACTGTGAGGAGGCGAGAAATTGTCTTACAGATGGACTCGGTTCTAGCGAGATGGACTCTGGCAGCCTGGTTCctgagggaggagctgctggattcACCTTCTCTGAGACAGTGGGAGCGAATGCCTTTGTGGTACAGCCTGCTGCATCACCAGTTCAAGAAGAacccaggcaggaggagcagtCTGCTTTTGATGAAGGAAGCAGTTCAGGGAGCAGCCAAGACAGTGGCAGTAACACTGACGGGCACCTATCTCAAGAGAACGAAAGTG TGGAGGTGTTTGAATCAGACACAGCCAACAGTTCATTCCTGCCGAGCAGTGGCTATGGGGAAGAGACAGATGGAGTGGCAACACCAGCAAGACCAAGGACTACTGAGGATCTTTTTGCAGCCATTCACAG ATCCAAAAGGAAAGTCCTTGGCCGTAAAGATTCTGAAGACGACCGTACCCGCAACCATTCTCCATCGCCCCCCGTAACTCCCACTGGTGCTTCCCCAAATTTAGCTACCCTCAAACAAGCCGGATCTATTCAGAGAAGCGTTCGcaagagcagcaccagcaatGACAACTTCAAAGCCCTGCTGCTGAAGAAAGGGAGCCGCTGTGACACCAGTTCCCGTATGTCCGCAGCAGAGATGTTGAAGAACACGGACCCGAGGTTCCACCGGACAAAGACAGATGCCTCCCCTGACCTTTCCGAcatccctgccagctgctcacCCAGCAAGAGCAAACGGGCCCAGGAAGAGTGGGCCAAGAGTGAGGGCCTGATGCCAAGGAGCATGTCCTTCTCTGGCACGAGGTACGGCCGGTCACGGACACCCccatctgctgccagcagcaagtACAATGTCCGCAACCGCATCCAGAGCAGCCCCATGACTGTCATTAGtgaaggagatggggaagtggTGGAACAGTCAGAGGGCAGGGTCCGGAGGACTTTGGAAGAGCAGCAAGAGAGGCAGCTTGATATGTTTAACAGTGATGAAATGGACATGAATGACTTTCCGTATGCTGAGGAGGCAAGCTGCAAGGAGACCTTGGATCCAGCCCATGTAGACTTAATGACTCAACCAGGTGCTTCAAGGAAGTGTCTAAActcttcagctgaagaaagTTAA
- the NHSL1 gene encoding NHS-like protein 1 isoform X4, whose product MPFPLRTLEPLKLCRLEEAGGDGAERGGPAPGDHAGATEGGGGRRRGAVPLFGSLEQVSSYALVSLLMQLSDLSRCAGDIFGGILSEADSLCHRNARLQRRLGALEELLARLDHRKVKIPVSNLDEESRWTVHYTAPWHQQENVFLPSSRPPCVEDLHRQAKLNLKSVLRECDKLRRDGYRSSQYYSQGPTFSSSSSAICGSYQDDYEEIEQKCPVSPPEEEKLITIKRPKSPATNELSDINTQTNWTKSLPLPTPEEKMRQQAQAVQTDVVPINVTGENFDRQASIRRSLIYTDTVVRRPKKVKRRKTITGIPDNIQKELVGTGQSDFRGHSMYVPDHCSTLGRLDSYRSAMQRSETKDTSCQTEEVKVVPPSMRRIRAQKGQGIAAQMSQFSSSSGNMSVMSDSAAVFASRQNDDIGFHSLPRVGARVSLQSLDQTQSMMLRQTEDIAGTLPHQISKLQVDDSVVHLRNNPTMGTLSRPKSQEVRSCDSEKSSSPACVVSPHATYSTSIIPNATLSSSSEVILIHAAQSVGSLDSKITSSTAYPNPRDNPAASSAISGKEDHHSSSGNWSESSSTRHSQTSDTIPSNTVMMLSLGDSAVSLSTPGNAEAGSQSMSYSCRNTAALASPSQDSDGRSESSYSGERAHAAVSSTEHWLYKSSENSETPSRKVVCTTPGCATPGSNLSSSSLERTSVRDDSTSLYSLDHDGYYGPMHMDSRLKSDIPCNSTNGFENPRDNVVNVFEGKEKKHQDDQSGQGDKSLARNISLKKAKKPPLPPSRTDSLRRIPKKKAQSNGQVLDETLIATLQHSLQLNLKCKNGSSPSQSPCSDYEDPWVLRSRSQSSVSASSSMMSTTAPNLYSICTVTPSQSETSSIKSEYADQWGYYSDYAAVADDQVKSPVTHSASTSSALSDYSISHFSDGSRASVPQVPSGLAKPKSASPEKSHRVTSPSSGYSSQSNTPTALTPVPVLVKSASSGSGKSKLKPKVPERKSSLLSSVSMSSSSTSLSSNTSTEGSVSVKKLDPALSPPPDSGAPPPPPPLPTPPHCPELSPPPPPPPAEVMDLSPLSASPTFPPPPPEASVNSSFAQTVPWFPQEASISSFSSPVPPPPSCSIAVPPPAPPLDPKITKGATIYPQFSFKKRNQDDSCYSPVKQPLTKQDASRPVMPLVTTKALQMVQLRSVKKSTEGEPSAESASETTSQEKGTANSSSQSSLKPSLSLKLSSSLGDEEMKTPGTSFKNVVETLSRGSPLILSDNTRVLDCDQKPVSAVGLKKSPEADALGSATDDTPESSVQSEDLLSGVSLQGSPTSPDKTLVVLPSKKPPPISKKPKLFLLVPPPQLDLTVEKAAEVSDTARSPTKRDAVLAHCEEARNCLTDGLGSSEMDSGSLVPEGGAAGFTFSETVGANAFVVQPAASPVQEEPRQEEQSAFDEGSSSGSSQDSGSNTDGHLSQENESVEVFESDTANSSFLPSSGYGEETDGVATPARPRTTEDLFAAIHRSKRKVLGRKDSEDDRTRNHSPSPPVTPTGASPNLATLKQAGSIQRSVRKSSTSNDNFKALLLKKGSRCDTSSRMSAAEMLKNTDPRFHRTKTDASPDLSDIPASCSPSKSKRAQEEWAKSEGLMPRSMSFSGTRYGRSRTPPSAASSKYNVRNRIQSSPMTVISEGDGEVVEQSEGRVRRTLEEQQERQLDMFNSDEMDMNDFPYAEEASCKETLDPAHVDLMTQPGASRKCLNSSAEES is encoded by the exons AGTGTGACAAGCTGCGGCGGGATGGCTACCGGAGCTCACAGTATTACTCTCAGGGCCCCACCTTCTCCTCGTCCTCCAGTGCAATCTGTGGAAGTTACCAGGATGATTATGAAGAAATTGAACAAAAG TGTCCCGTCTCTCCccctgaagaagaaaagcttaTTACCATCAAAAGGCCTAAAAGTCCAGCTACAAATGAGTTATCAGATATCAACACCCAAACCAACTGGACTAAGTCTCTTCCACTGCCAACGCCAGAAGAGAAAATGCGACAACAAGCACAAGCCGTCCAAACAGATGTGGTTCCTATTAATGTGACTG GGGAGAATTTCGACCGCCAAGCCAGCATTCGGCGGTCTCTAATTTACACAGACACGGTGGTAAGACGGCCGAAGAAAGTCAAAAGGAGAAAGACTATTACAGGAATCCCTGACAACATACAAAAGGAGCTAG TTGGTACTGGCCAAAGTGATTTCCGAGGGCATTCGATGTATGTCCCAGATCACTGTTCCACGCTAGGGAGACTAGACAGCTATCGCTCTGCTATGCAGCGCTCCGAAACCAAGGACACCAGCTGCCAGACGGAGGAAGTTAAAGTTGTGCCCCCTTCAATGAGAAGAATACGAGCACAGAAAGGACAAGGCATTGCAGCCCAGATGTCTCAGTTCTCCAGCTCATCTGGAAACATGTCGGTGATGAGTGACTCTGCTGCAGTTTTTGCTTCCCGCCAAAACGACGACATAGGTTTTCACAGCTTGCCTCGGGTTGGTGCGAGAGTGTCTCTGCAGTCCCTAGATCAGACACAGAGCATGATGTTGAGGCAGACAGAAGACATTGCTGGCACTTTACCCCACCAGATAAGTAAATTGCAAGTGGATGATAGTGTTGTGCATCTGAGGAATAATCCCACGATGGGGACCCTGTCGAGGCCAAAGTCCCAAGAGGTGAGAAGCTGTGATAGCGAGAAGTCCTCAAGCCCAGCATGTGTGGTCTCTCCTCATGCCACCTACTCAACGAGCATCATACCCAATGCAACACTGTCATCCTCCTCAGAAGTTATCCTTATTCACGCTGCCCAGAGTGTTGGATCATTGGATAGTAAAATTACCAGCTCCACTGCCTACCCAAATCCAAGAGAcaatcctgctgccagcagtgcaaTAAGTGGGAAAGAAGATCACCATTCTTCAAGTGGTAACTGGAGTGAGAGTAGCTCCACACGTCACTCACAGACTTCAGATACCATCCCATCTAACACCGTCATGATGCTTTCTCTTGGTGACTCTGCTGTCTCTCTTAGCACTCCTGGGAATGCAGAGGCTGGGTCTCAGAGCATGAGCTACAGCTGTAGGAACACTGCTGCTTTAGCAAGCCCTTCCCAGGACAGCGATGGTCGGAGTGAATCCAGCTATTCTGGAGAGAGAGCACACGCAGcagtgagcagcacagagcattGGTTGTACAAGTCTTCAGAAAACAGTGAGACCCCTTCACGCAAGGTGGTTTGTACCACACCAGGCTGTGCCACGCCCGGCAGCaacctgagcagcagcagcctggagaggacGTCGGTCAGGGACGATTCGACTTCCCTGTATTCTTTGGACCACGATGGCTATTACGGCCCCATGCATATGGACTCCAGACTGAAGTCAGACATTCCATGCAACAGTACTAATGGTTTTGAGAACCCCAGAGACAACGTGGTAAATGTCTttgaaggaaaggagaagaaacatCAGGATGAccagtcaggccaaggtgacaAATCCCTTGCAAGAAACATCTCActgaaaaaggcaaagaagCCACCTTTGCCACCATCCAGAACAGACTCACTCAGAAGGATACCTAAGAAAAAAGCCCAATCCAATGGACAGGTACTTGATGAAACACTCATTGCCACGCTCCAGCATTCTCTGCAGCTGAATCTTAAGTGCAAAAATGGCAGCTCCCCTTCCCAGAGCCCCTGCAGTGATTATGAGGATCCCTGGGTGTTGCGCTCCCGCAGCCAAAGCTCGGTCAGTGCGAGCAGCAGCATGATGTCCACCACTGCTCCAAACCTGTACTCCATCTGCACAGTCACTCCCTCCCAGAGTGAGACAAGTAGCATAAAGTCGGAGTACGCTGATCAGTGGGGTTACTACAGCGACTATGCCGCAGTGGCAGACGACCAGGTGAAATCTCCGGTGACCCATTCTGCCAGTACATCATCTGCTCTGAGCGATTACAGCATCAGCCACTTCAGTGATGGCTCAAGGGCTTCTGTGCCACAAGTGCCCAGTGGACTGGCCAAACCAAAGAGTGCTTCTCCAGAGAAATCCCACCGAGTCACATCACCATCAAGTGGGTACTCCAGCCAGTCCAATACACCCACTGCGCTTACTCCAGTGCCTGTACTTGTAAAATCTGCATCATCAGGAAGTGGGAAATCCAAGCTGAAGCCTAAAGTGCCTGAAAGGAAGTCCTCTCTTCTGTCTTCAGTCTCCATGTCTTCATCATCCACTTCTCTTTCTTCAAATACATCTACTGAAGGGAGTGTGAGTGTGAAGAAACTGgaccctgctctgagccctccTCCGGATTCTGGTGCGcctcctccaccacctcctCTTCCAACACCTCCACATTGCCCTGAActttctcctccccctcctcctcctccagcagaaGTCATGGATCTGTCACCATTGTCTGCCTCTCCCACGTTTCCCCCTCCTCCGCCAGAAGCCAGTGTAAATTCTTCCTTTGCTCAGACTGTTCCATGGTTTCCTCAAGAAGCCTCCATCAGTTCATTCTCTTCgcctgttcctcctcctccttcttgcTCCATAGCTGTCCCGCCACCAGCACCACCGCTTGATCCCAAAATAACAAAAGGTGCAACAATATACCCgcagttttcttttaagaaacGCAACCAGGACGATTCTTGCTACAGTCCAGTGAAACAGCCACTCACTAAGCAAGATGCATCGAGACCTGTGATGCCATTAGTAACCACCAAAGCACTGCAAATGGTGCAGTTGAGGTCTGTGAAAAAATCAACAGAAGGTGAACcatcagctgaatctgcttctGAAACCACTTCTCAGGAAAAGGGTACTGCAAATTCATCATCACAGTCTTCGCTAAAGCCATCTCTCTCACTAAAACTCAGTAGCAGCTTAGGTGACGAGGAAATGAAAACTCCAGgcacttcatttaaaaatgtagttGAAACACTGTCTCGGGGTTCTCCTCTCATTCTCTCTGATAACACACGTGTACTTGACTGTGATCAAAAGCCTGTGAGTGCAGTAGGTCTGAAGAAGTCTCCTGAAGCTGATGCTCTGGGGTCAGCCACTGATGACACACCTGAGTCCTCAGTGCAGAGTGAAGACCTCCTTTCTGGCGTGTCACTTCAGGGGTCACCAACATCTCCTGACAAGACTCTGGTTGTATTGCCAAGCAAGAAACCACCTCCTATATCAAAGAAACCCAAGCTGTTCCTTCTGGTACCACCTCCACAGTTAGACCTTACAGTGGAGAAAGCAGCTGAAGTGAGTGATACTGCCAGAAGCCCAACTAAGAGAGACGCTGTGCTTGCACACTGTGAGGAGGCGAGAAATTGTCTTACAGATGGACTCGGTTCTAGCGAGATGGACTCTGGCAGCCTGGTTCctgagggaggagctgctggattcACCTTCTCTGAGACAGTGGGAGCGAATGCCTTTGTGGTACAGCCTGCTGCATCACCAGTTCAAGAAGAacccaggcaggaggagcagtCTGCTTTTGATGAAGGAAGCAGTTCAGGGAGCAGCCAAGACAGTGGCAGTAACACTGACGGGCACCTATCTCAAGAGAACGAAAGTG TGGAGGTGTTTGAATCAGACACAGCCAACAGTTCATTCCTGCCGAGCAGTGGCTATGGGGAAGAGACAGATGGAGTGGCAACACCAGCAAGACCAAGGACTACTGAGGATCTTTTTGCAGCCATTCACAG ATCCAAAAGGAAAGTCCTTGGCCGTAAAGATTCTGAAGACGACCGTACCCGCAACCATTCTCCATCGCCCCCCGTAACTCCCACTGGTGCTTCCCCAAATTTAGCTACCCTCAAACAAGCCGGATCTATTCAGAGAAGCGTTCGcaagagcagcaccagcaatGACAACTTCAAAGCCCTGCTGCTGAAGAAAGGGAGCCGCTGTGACACCAGTTCCCGTATGTCCGCAGCAGAGATGTTGAAGAACACGGACCCGAGGTTCCACCGGACAAAGACAGATGCCTCCCCTGACCTTTCCGAcatccctgccagctgctcacCCAGCAAGAGCAAACGGGCCCAGGAAGAGTGGGCCAAGAGTGAGGGCCTGATGCCAAGGAGCATGTCCTTCTCTGGCACGAGGTACGGCCGGTCACGGACACCCccatctgctgccagcagcaagtACAATGTCCGCAACCGCATCCAGAGCAGCCCCATGACTGTCATTAGtgaaggagatggggaagtggTGGAACAGTCAGAGGGCAGGGTCCGGAGGACTTTGGAAGAGCAGCAAGAGAGGCAGCTTGATATGTTTAACAGTGATGAAATGGACATGAATGACTTTCCGTATGCTGAGGAGGCAAGCTGCAAGGAGACCTTGGATCCAGCCCATGTAGACTTAATGACTCAACCAGGTGCTTCAAGGAAGTGTCTAAActcttcagctgaagaaagTTAA